A genomic segment from Kiritimatiellia bacterium encodes:
- a CDS encoding DUF4159 domain-containing protein: MKKVIVILWAAAALAAPAKEGVVQCANLIYGGAHTSRCFSDEFLSAVQRDTAIATERRFKSVKLAADDLFNYPFVMMTGEADFHFTAKERENLKKYLQSGGFLLASAGCSNKDWDRAFRREMKTMFGDDNLKKIEMDHPVFRTVHAIEKLKLHHAAPDARLEGIESDGKLVAIYSPHGLNDTAHTEGCCCCGGNEIENSLQVNVNILVYALMY; this comes from the coding sequence ATGAAAAAGGTTATCGTCATCCTCTGGGCCGCCGCCGCGCTGGCGGCGCCAGCCAAGGAGGGCGTGGTGCAGTGCGCCAACCTCATCTACGGCGGCGCCCACACCTCGCGGTGCTTCAGCGACGAGTTCTTGAGCGCGGTCCAGCGCGACACGGCCATCGCCACGGAGCGCCGCTTCAAGAGCGTCAAGCTCGCGGCCGACGACCTGTTCAACTACCCCTTCGTCATGATGACCGGCGAGGCGGATTTCCACTTCACGGCGAAGGAGCGCGAGAACCTGAAGAAGTACCTCCAGAGCGGCGGCTTCCTCCTCGCGTCGGCCGGCTGTTCGAACAAGGACTGGGACCGCGCCTTCCGCCGGGAGATGAAGACGATGTTCGGCGACGACAACCTGAAGAAGATCGAGATGGATCATCCCGTCTTCCGCACGGTCCACGCCATCGAGAAGCTCAAGCTTCACCACGCCGCGCCCGATGCGCGGCTCGAGGGGATCGAGTCCGACGGCAAGCTGGTGGCCATCTACTCGCCGCACGGGCTGAACGACACGGCCCACACCGAGGGCTGCTGCTGTTGCGGCGGCAACGAGATCGAGAATTCGCTCCAGGTGAACGTCAACATCCTCGTTTACGCGCTGATGTATTAA
- a CDS encoding BatA and WFA domain-containing protein: MSLVFLNGMLWPLAALIAVPLLLHLFARSKPPVYRFSSIEFILRILRTTLRVKRPQDWLLLLLRTALFATLLLLFLRPLFFARRALAGPLARKNVVLVVDATASMGCLEGGRTRFAAACAEASEVLSGLTASDRANVVWLDAEPDPVFPEAGLNMGYLRAALSRAEVRQEEGDLAGAVKLAVSMLERLDGRSEIYVISDFQRAVWDKAEVAVPDSIRLVYLRVAQGDGDNSALSALAVDPPSPLKGEEVTIHAEVVNYSERPRQQTVYFEAGESRRSLEVMIPAWDRTTVSFRHRFAEPGLHAVTASLNEDRFPADDRRWAVVRVSDGLAVAVSGTNTAEGRYWFRALDALPWARIEPEDPGRLNGAAEYDVFLLAGWDGAGSEALAERLARGATLVWTPAPDAPIGRLLSVAGIEASAVTGEAAWEPLSAPQGTRIAAKEDRVFRLFAGGEYGDPAGGRFGARWRLPDGAAAGGEVLLEYDDGWPALVRYRRGGTLYVWTMPLDPGFSDWAGRVEFVPFLGELLLSSRALGEPRGLSAAPGGQLEWLVDREVLASDVTLQDESGAAHPLRALRESGGTRMVSERAARVGLFTWRHEGQPQQLTAVNFPPIESDLRTMSMNEVEQQGELALAAGRQARQLRDGLPLWPYLLALALGWALLEGAAQYWVERT, from the coding sequence ATGAGCCTGGTTTTCCTCAACGGGATGCTGTGGCCGCTCGCGGCGCTGATCGCCGTGCCGCTGCTGCTGCACCTGTTCGCGCGAAGCAAGCCCCCGGTCTACCGGTTCAGCTCGATCGAGTTCATCCTGCGCATCCTGCGCACGACCCTCCGCGTCAAGCGGCCGCAGGACTGGCTGCTGCTCCTGCTGCGCACCGCCCTGTTCGCGACCCTCCTGCTGCTGTTCCTGCGGCCGCTCTTCTTCGCGCGGCGGGCGCTGGCGGGCCCGCTGGCGCGGAAGAACGTCGTGCTGGTCGTGGACGCCACGGCCTCCATGGGCTGCCTCGAGGGCGGGCGCACGCGCTTCGCCGCCGCCTGCGCCGAGGCCTCGGAGGTCCTGTCCGGGTTGACGGCCTCCGACCGCGCCAACGTGGTCTGGCTCGACGCGGAGCCCGACCCGGTGTTTCCGGAAGCGGGCCTGAACATGGGCTACCTCCGCGCGGCGTTGAGCCGGGCGGAAGTCCGGCAGGAGGAGGGCGACCTCGCCGGCGCCGTGAAGCTCGCGGTCTCCATGCTCGAGCGCCTCGACGGCCGGAGCGAGATCTACGTGATCTCCGATTTCCAGCGCGCGGTGTGGGACAAGGCGGAAGTGGCCGTCCCGGATTCCATCCGGCTGGTGTACCTCCGCGTGGCCCAGGGCGACGGCGACAACAGCGCCCTCTCCGCCCTCGCCGTGGATCCGCCGTCGCCCCTGAAGGGCGAGGAGGTCACGATTCACGCCGAGGTCGTCAATTACTCCGAACGGCCCCGCCAGCAGACCGTGTATTTCGAGGCGGGGGAGAGCCGGCGCTCGCTGGAGGTCATGATCCCGGCCTGGGACCGCACGACCGTGTCCTTCCGGCACCGGTTCGCGGAGCCGGGCCTCCACGCCGTGACGGCCTCGCTGAACGAGGACCGGTTCCCGGCGGACGACCGCCGCTGGGCGGTGGTCCGGGTGTCCGACGGCCTCGCCGTGGCGGTCTCCGGCACGAACACCGCCGAGGGCCGGTACTGGTTCCGCGCGCTCGACGCGTTGCCCTGGGCGCGGATCGAGCCGGAGGATCCGGGCCGCCTAAACGGCGCCGCGGAGTACGACGTTTTCCTGCTCGCCGGCTGGGACGGGGCGGGGTCGGAAGCCCTCGCGGAAAGGCTGGCCCGGGGCGCCACGCTGGTCTGGACTCCCGCGCCCGACGCGCCCATCGGCCGGTTGCTGTCCGTCGCGGGGATCGAAGCGTCGGCGGTCACCGGGGAGGCCGCGTGGGAACCCTTGTCCGCGCCGCAGGGAACCCGGATCGCCGCGAAGGAGGACCGGGTCTTCCGGCTGTTCGCCGGCGGCGAGTACGGCGATCCGGCGGGCGGAAGGTTCGGCGCCCGGTGGCGGCTGCCGGACGGCGCCGCGGCCGGCGGCGAGGTCCTGCTGGAGTACGACGACGGCTGGCCGGCGCTCGTGCGGTATCGCCGCGGCGGAACGTTATATGTGTGGACGATGCCGCTCGATCCCGGGTTCAGCGATTGGGCGGGGCGCGTGGAGTTCGTGCCGTTTCTCGGCGAACTGCTGCTGTCGAGCCGCGCGCTCGGAGAGCCCCGGGGCCTGTCGGCTGCGCCCGGTGGCCAACTGGAGTGGCTCGTGGACCGCGAGGTGCTGGCGTCGGACGTGACGCTCCAGGATGAATCGGGCGCGGCGCACCCGCTCCGCGCGCTGCGCGAATCCGGCGGAACGCGGATGGTGTCCGAGCGGGCGGCCCGCGTCGGCCTGTTCACCTGGAGGCACGAGGGCCAGCCGCAGCAGCTCACGGCGGTCAACTTCCCGCCGATCGAGTCGGACCTGCGCACGATGTCCATGAACGAGGTCGAGCAGCAGGGCGAACTAGCGCTGGCGGCGGGGCGGCAGGCCCGGCAGTTGCGCGACGGGCTGCCCCTGTGGCCGTACCTCCTTGCGCTGGCCCTGGGCTGGGCCCTGCTGGAAGGCGCCGCGCAATACTGGGTGGAGCGGACATGA
- a CDS encoding DUF58 domain-containing protein, whose product MGDLRFKYLKPEDIRKLAGYEFAPRALVEGYLAGRHRSRARGSSIEFRDYRQYVPGDDPALVDWRVFGRTDRYYLRTYEQETDMECHVFLDSSASMGFGRGLSKLEFASFFTAALCYLVVRNNDRVSLQLFDDGIRRFFPPGSTGRHLKNLMVALEENRPGNRTSVAAALRRSYPLLKRRGTLIVISDFFDEPAEIFSALNPYLHRGFKIHLFHVLAPEELEIERRGLLHFLDMETGRRVIAHTENLARPYAEAMRAHVAGLRELSVRRKVDYVVARTDTHYFNLFDRLTT is encoded by the coding sequence GTGGGCGACCTGCGCTTCAAGTACCTGAAGCCGGAGGATATCCGGAAGCTCGCGGGCTACGAGTTCGCCCCGCGGGCGCTCGTGGAGGGCTACCTCGCGGGGCGCCACCGCTCGCGGGCGCGCGGCTCGTCCATCGAGTTCCGGGACTACCGGCAGTACGTTCCGGGCGACGACCCCGCGCTCGTGGACTGGCGGGTCTTCGGGCGCACGGACCGGTATTACCTGCGCACGTACGAGCAGGAGACGGACATGGAGTGCCACGTCTTCCTCGACAGCAGCGCCTCGATGGGGTTCGGCCGCGGGCTCTCGAAGCTGGAGTTCGCGTCGTTCTTCACCGCCGCCCTCTGTTACCTCGTCGTGCGCAACAACGACCGCGTCTCGCTCCAGCTCTTCGACGACGGCATCCGCCGGTTCTTCCCGCCCGGCAGCACGGGCCGGCACCTGAAGAACCTGATGGTCGCGCTGGAGGAGAACCGGCCCGGGAACCGCACCTCCGTCGCGGCCGCCCTGCGGCGCTCCTACCCGCTGCTCAAGCGGCGCGGCACGCTGATCGTGATCTCCGACTTCTTCGACGAGCCCGCGGAGATCTTCTCCGCGCTGAACCCGTACCTGCACCGCGGGTTCAAGATCCACCTTTTCCATGTCCTCGCGCCCGAGGAACTGGAGATCGAGCGGCGCGGCCTGCTGCATTTCCTGGACATGGAAACCGGCCGGCGCGTGATCGCGCACACGGAGAACCTGGCGAGGCCGTACGCCGAGGCCATGCGCGCCCACGTTGCCGGCCTGCGCGAGCTGTCCGTGCGCCGCAAGGTGGACTACGTCGTGGCGCGGACGGATACGCACTACTTCAACCTGTTCGACCGGCTGACCACATGA
- a CDS encoding MoxR family ATPase, protein MTDIGQEKWRKVQEAVASLREGVARVIVGQQAIVEQMLVALLCRGHCLIVGVPGLAKTLLVSTLGQLLGLKFHRIQFTPDLMPMDIIGSEILQEEAGAARRKFEFTAGPIFANLILADEINRTPPKTQAALLEAMQEKQVTVAGRTMPLAEPFIVYATQNPIEHEGTYPLPEAQLDRFFFNLLIDYPTPEEERQIILRTTGRERPAVQSLLGAEKVIELQDAVLDVPVPDNVLDYILKLVTATRPAREPADPFIRQYVEWGAGPRASQNLTLASKALALLRGQPAASVEEVRQVAKPVLRHRVIPNYNATGEGISVEQIVDHLLETVG, encoded by the coding sequence ATGACGGACATCGGACAGGAAAAATGGCGGAAGGTGCAGGAGGCGGTGGCGTCCCTGCGGGAAGGCGTGGCCCGGGTCATCGTCGGCCAGCAGGCGATCGTGGAGCAGATGCTCGTGGCCCTGCTGTGCCGGGGGCACTGCCTGATCGTGGGCGTGCCGGGGCTGGCGAAGACCCTGCTGGTGAGCACGCTGGGCCAGTTGCTCGGGCTCAAGTTCCACCGCATCCAGTTCACGCCGGACCTCATGCCGATGGACATCATCGGCAGCGAGATCCTGCAGGAGGAGGCCGGCGCCGCGCGGCGCAAGTTCGAGTTCACGGCCGGCCCGATCTTCGCGAACCTGATCCTGGCGGACGAGATCAACCGGACGCCGCCGAAGACCCAGGCGGCGCTGCTGGAGGCGATGCAGGAGAAGCAGGTCACCGTCGCGGGCCGCACCATGCCGCTGGCGGAGCCGTTCATCGTGTACGCCACGCAGAACCCGATCGAGCACGAGGGCACCTACCCGCTGCCCGAGGCCCAGCTCGACCGCTTCTTCTTCAACCTGCTGATCGACTACCCGACGCCCGAGGAAGAGCGGCAGATCATCCTGCGGACCACCGGCCGGGAGAGGCCCGCCGTGCAAAGCCTGCTCGGCGCCGAGAAGGTGATCGAACTCCAGGATGCCGTCCTCGATGTGCCCGTCCCGGACAACGTGCTGGACTACATCCTGAAGCTGGTCACCGCGACGCGGCCGGCCCGCGAGCCGGCGGACCCGTTCATCCGCCAGTACGTGGAGTGGGGGGCCGGGCCGCGCGCGTCGCAGAACCTTACCCTCGCGTCCAAGGCGCTGGCCCTGCTGCGGGGCCAGCCGGCCGCGTCGGTCGAGGAAGTCCGCCAGGTGGCCAAGCCGGTGCTCCGGCACCGCGTCATCCCCAACTACAACGCCACGGGCGAGGGGATCAGCGTCGAGCAGATCGTGGACCATCTCCTGGAAACCGTCGGATGA